In Colwellia sp. PAMC 20917, a single genomic region encodes these proteins:
- a CDS encoding Dps family protein, protein MTDIDIGINKENRTEISDGLKRLLADSYTLYLQTHNFHWNVTGLQFRELHLMFEEHYTELAIAVDDIAERIRTLDVPAPGTYKEFSKLSSIKEVDGVPSSAQMVELLTKGHEQVIKTSREVLKIAQAADDESTASLVSDRMRIHEKTAWMLRATKES, encoded by the coding sequence ATGACTGATATAGATATTGGCATAAATAAAGAAAATAGAACGGAAATATCAGACGGTTTAAAACGACTTTTAGCCGACTCTTATACGCTATATTTGCAAACACATAATTTTCATTGGAATGTAACCGGTTTACAATTTCGTGAGTTACATTTGATGTTTGAAGAGCATTATACCGAATTAGCAATTGCTGTTGATGACATCGCTGAACGCATTAGAACCTTAGATGTACCTGCACCAGGAACCTATAAAGAGTTTTCAAAATTAAGCTCTATTAAAGAGGTTGACGGTGTACCAAGTTCTGCGCAGATGGTTGAGTTACTTACAAAAGGGCACGAACAAGTTATTAAAACATCGCGTGAAGTTTTAAAAATTGCACAAGCTGCCGATGATGAGTCAACCGCTTCGTTAGTGTCTGATCGTATGCGTATTCACGAGAAAACAGCGTGGATGTTAAGAGCGACTAAAGAATCATAA
- a CDS encoding S1/P1 nuclease, with protein MINKSLMAVMVITLAHLPIKSAFALGPNGHRMVAKIAEDNLEPSAKKALMQLTDGAPLAQMANWSDNIRSDKKWDYAKPWHYISIDDDEVFDGLKRNEDGDILKALADFEKKLRDKKITKEEKWQALAFYIHFVGDIHQPLHVGRRDDLGGNKITVKWFGKPTKLHAVWDSSIIEHQKLSYTEYANFLNNQTPDTINLWQDTVYLDWAKESKSNRETVYDFPEDKELSYQYAYKNTPILNEQIAKAGFRLAGMLNDIFKE; from the coding sequence ATGATAAATAAAAGTTTGATGGCTGTTATGGTCATTACACTCGCACACCTGCCGATTAAATCAGCATTCGCACTTGGCCCTAATGGGCATCGTATGGTTGCCAAAATAGCCGAGGATAACTTAGAACCTTCGGCCAAAAAGGCGCTAATGCAGCTAACCGATGGTGCGCCATTAGCTCAAATGGCTAATTGGTCTGATAACATACGTTCAGATAAAAAATGGGATTATGCTAAGCCTTGGCACTATATTTCTATTGATGATGACGAAGTATTTGATGGGCTAAAAAGAAATGAAGATGGCGACATATTAAAAGCTTTAGCTGATTTTGAAAAAAAACTTCGCGATAAAAAAATCACCAAAGAAGAGAAATGGCAAGCACTAGCTTTCTATATTCACTTTGTTGGCGATATTCACCAACCGCTTCATGTTGGACGCAGAGATGACCTTGGCGGTAATAAAATAACCGTTAAATGGTTTGGAAAACCAACAAAACTTCATGCTGTGTGGGATTCGTCAATTATTGAACATCAAAAGCTTTCTTATACCGAATATGCTAACTTTTTAAATAATCAAACGCCAGACACCATTAACTTATGGCAAGATACCGTTTATCTTGATTGGGCTAAAGAATCTAAATCGAACAGAGAAACAGTCTATGACTTCCCTGAAGATAAAGAATTAAGTTACCAGTATGCGTATAAAAACACCCCGATATTAAATGAACAAATAGCCAAAGCAGGCTTTCGTCTTGCTGGAATGCTAAACGATATTTTTAAAGAATAA
- a CDS encoding endonuclease: MKIQMLTAVLGLSVLSSHANVVITEYVEGGGSNKAIEISNLGSENVDLAAEGYKLDLYSNGKTETTNGISLQGVLVPGSSIVVYNKDATAEFKFDAPQGLEDSSATYFNGDDALLLSNANGVVDSFGQLGTDPGSNWGEGDFSTKDHTLRRLTSVTEGDTTSDDAFDPATQWATFPKDTSDGLGCSGIAACDGNQPLPTEGGASTGQGIVIITEYVEGGGSNKAIEISNLGTADVDLAVDGYKLELYANGKTDSPNELLLQGLLVPGSSIVVYNQGATELFKFDAPQGIEDTSVTYFNGDDAILLVNNAGIVDSFGQFGVDPGSNWGTGDFSTKDHTLRRLNSVTEGDTTADDAFDPATQWATFAKDTADGLGCSGEVTCDGSQALPTAGTPTGDGSTPATGICTNCPDLAKIADRTTYVEATYYSQANAAETAGLRAAITADISVNHKQLTYSEVWTALTSTDEDATNADNIILLYSGRSIAKADNGSGSASSNQNFWNREHTWAKSHGFPETNQLGYTDIHHLRPTDISMNSDRGNRDFDIGGTANTEAPENRSTADTWEPRDDVKGDVARMMFYMDVRYDAGTESTMPDLILVDTVGTATSKLSDGTGKLGKLCTLFDWHSQDPIDTFEINRNHTIYEFQGNRNPFIDHPEWVDSLYASACGAASDGGDANAAPTVSAGDEQSVASAANVTLTATAEDSDGSIASYVWTQTSGKGAVLAVYDTATITFVAPKVGKDESLIFNVTVTDDQGKTSSAAVTINVAAEVIEKEDTSGGTVYFLLAGLALLSLRRFNK, translated from the coding sequence ATGAAAATACAAATGTTAACAGCGGTACTCGGCCTTAGCGTGCTTTCTAGTCATGCTAATGTTGTGATCACTGAATATGTCGAAGGTGGAGGTAGTAATAAAGCCATTGAAATTTCTAATCTTGGCAGCGAAAATGTCGACTTAGCCGCGGAAGGTTATAAACTCGACCTTTATTCTAATGGTAAAACAGAAACAACTAACGGTATATCATTGCAAGGCGTATTAGTGCCAGGCTCGAGCATTGTTGTTTATAACAAGGATGCCACTGCCGAATTTAAATTTGATGCTCCTCAAGGCCTTGAAGATTCAAGTGCCACTTATTTTAATGGTGATGATGCCCTATTACTTTCAAACGCTAATGGCGTTGTTGACAGTTTTGGACAATTAGGAACAGACCCAGGCAGCAACTGGGGTGAAGGTGATTTTTCTACTAAAGATCATACTTTACGCCGCTTAACATCAGTCACTGAAGGTGATACCACCTCTGACGATGCTTTTGACCCCGCGACACAATGGGCAACCTTTCCAAAAGACACCTCAGACGGTTTAGGATGTTCTGGTATAGCGGCCTGTGATGGCAATCAACCCCTACCGACTGAAGGCGGCGCATCAACTGGCCAAGGCATTGTTATTATCACTGAGTATGTTGAAGGCGGTGGCAGTAATAAAGCCATTGAAATATCTAACTTAGGTACTGCAGATGTAGATTTAGCGGTAGATGGTTATAAACTAGAGCTTTATGCAAATGGCAAGACAGATTCACCAAATGAGCTATTATTGCAAGGTTTACTTGTACCCGGCTCTAGTATTGTTGTTTATAATCAGGGGGCAACTGAACTATTTAAATTTGATGCTCCTCAAGGTATTGAAGACACAAGCGTAACTTACTTTAATGGTGATGATGCTATTTTACTTGTTAACAATGCCGGTATTGTTGATAGCTTTGGCCAATTTGGTGTTGACCCAGGTAGCAATTGGGGTACGGGTGATTTTTCAACAAAAGATCATACCTTACGTCGCCTTAACTCGGTCACCGAAGGTGATACCACTGCTGATGATGCTTTTGACCCAGCAACACAATGGGCTACTTTTGCTAAAGATACCGCTGATGGTTTAGGCTGTAGTGGCGAAGTAACTTGTGATGGTTCACAAGCTTTACCTACTGCTGGTACGCCTACTGGTGATGGATCAACACCTGCTACAGGAATTTGTACAAACTGCCCTGACTTAGCAAAAATAGCTGACCGAACGACTTATGTCGAAGCCACTTATTATAGTCAAGCAAACGCTGCAGAAACCGCTGGTTTACGTGCAGCCATTACAGCGGACATCAGTGTTAATCATAAACAGCTAACCTACTCAGAAGTATGGACAGCGCTAACCAGTACCGATGAAGATGCTACAAATGCTGACAACATAATTTTACTCTATTCAGGACGTTCAATTGCCAAAGCAGATAACGGTAGTGGTTCCGCTTCAAGTAATCAAAATTTTTGGAATCGAGAGCATACATGGGCTAAATCACATGGTTTTCCAGAGACTAACCAATTAGGTTATACCGATATTCATCATTTGCGCCCTACTGATATATCGATGAATAGTGACCGTGGTAATCGTGATTTTGATATTGGTGGCACCGCTAATACTGAAGCGCCTGAAAACAGAAGCACAGCAGATACTTGGGAACCAAGAGATGACGTTAAAGGTGATGTTGCCCGTATGATGTTTTATATGGATGTACGTTACGATGCAGGTACAGAAAGTACCATGCCTGATTTAATCTTAGTTGATACTGTTGGTACAGCAACGAGCAAATTGAGTGATGGTACTGGCAAACTAGGTAAATTGTGTACCTTGTTTGACTGGCATTCACAAGACCCCATAGATACCTTTGAAATAAACCGTAACCACACTATCTATGAGTTTCAAGGCAACCGTAATCCTTTTATCGATCACCCAGAATGGGTCGATAGTCTTTATGCTTCAGCTTGTGGTGCTGCTAGTGATGGTGGTGATGCTAATGCAGCACCAACCGTTTCAGCAGGTGATGAACAATCAGTTGCTTCAGCTGCTAACGTAACACTAACCGCAACGGCTGAAGATAGTGATGGCAGTATTGCTAGCTATGTTTGGACACAAACTAGCGGTAAAGGTGCTGTTCTTGCTGTTTATGACACAGCTACCATTACTTTTGTTGCACCGAAAGTTGGTAAAGATGAAAGCCTAATATTTAACGTGACTGTTACTGATGATCAAGGTAAAACAAGTTCAGCCGCTGTTACTATTAATGTTGCCGCTGAAGTAATAGAAAAGGAAGATACCAGTGGTGGTACTGTTTACTTTTTACTTGCAGGACTTGCCCTACTATCGTTAAGAAGATTTAATAAGTAG
- a CDS encoding alkaline phosphatase, producing MVWADLTLTAKDKQAKNIIMVIGDGMGPAYTTGYRYYMDNINTPRVETTIFDELLTGMASTYPVNSQGYVTDSAAAATALSTGYKTYNGAIGVDVNKKPLLTLMERAKQLGKKTGLVVTSQINHATPAAYFSHNESRKNYNEIADSYFDEKINGHFKADLMLGGGSKYFIRPDRNLVSEFKQADFQYIDDLSKLTSLNKQQPVLGLFAEVGLPWTLDNKNENHLLAMAKTGVRHLENNQGYILLVEASQIDWAGHSNDIAAAMAEMQDLAETLTWLKNYVENRDDTLLVATADHSTGGLTLGANGDYRWQPEFLKNLSVSPKSIATKLAHQNTAISAQQLTDALGFIITDQEANLFIERSDEKSIYEQIKLLIDARTNTGWTSGGHTGIDVQVFATGNGAKAFNRHQTNTDIAKQLFLVLEGN from the coding sequence TTGGTTTGGGCTGATTTAACTTTAACAGCCAAAGATAAGCAGGCTAAAAATATTATCATGGTTATTGGCGATGGAATGGGACCCGCTTATACCACGGGTTATCGTTATTATATGGATAATATAAATACGCCACGGGTAGAAACAACTATTTTTGATGAACTGCTAACAGGCATGGCCAGTACTTATCCGGTTAATAGCCAAGGTTACGTTACCGACTCTGCCGCAGCCGCTACTGCATTATCTACCGGTTATAAAACCTATAATGGTGCGATTGGCGTTGATGTAAATAAAAAACCATTATTAACGCTAATGGAGCGAGCAAAACAATTAGGCAAGAAAACGGGCTTAGTGGTTACCTCCCAAATCAACCATGCAACTCCTGCCGCCTATTTTTCTCACAATGAAAGTCGTAAAAATTATAATGAAATCGCCGACAGTTACTTTGACGAAAAAATTAACGGTCACTTTAAGGCTGATTTAATGCTCGGCGGCGGTAGCAAATATTTTATTCGCCCAGACAGAAACTTAGTCAGCGAATTCAAGCAGGCAGACTTTCAATATATTGATGATTTATCAAAACTTACTTCGCTTAATAAACAACAACCGGTATTGGGTTTATTTGCTGAAGTCGGACTGCCGTGGACACTTGACAATAAAAATGAAAACCATTTACTGGCAATGGCTAAAACTGGCGTACGACATTTAGAAAATAATCAAGGTTACATACTACTTGTTGAAGCAAGCCAAATAGACTGGGCGGGTCATAGTAATGATATCGCAGCGGCTATGGCTGAAATGCAAGATTTAGCCGAAACACTTACTTGGTTGAAGAACTATGTGGAAAATCGTGATGACACCTTATTAGTTGCCACGGCAGATCATAGTACAGGTGGCTTAACCCTGGGTGCTAATGGCGATTATCGTTGGCAGCCTGAATTTTTAAAAAACCTATCCGTATCACCTAAAAGTATTGCAACAAAATTAGCGCATCAAAACACAGCTATTTCTGCCCAGCAATTAACAGACGCTCTCGGCTTTATTATTACCGACCAAGAAGCTAATTTGTTTATTGAGCGCAGCGATGAAAAATCTATCTATGAGCAAATTAAATTATTAATTGATGCAAGAACTAATACCGGTTGGACTTCTGGTGGCCATACCGGTATTGACGTACAAGTCTTTGCCACCGGTAATGGTGCTAAAGCCTTTAACCGTCATCAAACTAATACCGACATTGCTAAGCAGCTATTTTTGGTGCTTGAAGGCAATTAA
- the add gene encoding adenosine deaminase, giving the protein MMFRDIPFIDLHRHLDGNIRAKTILALGQQHGIELPADNLTDLLQHVQIQGKESNLVSFLQKLDYGVSVLANLEACKRIAYENVEDAFLQGLDYAELRFSPYYMAMEHKLNVTDVVAAVVDGVKLAQKDFPVQINLIGILSRTFGVNACFEELHALLAHKNELVAVDLAGDELGKPGQLFVEHFALVNKAGLQVTIHAGEADGASSIYQAINELHATRIGHGTHAVGDEKLMDYMYQHNIAIESCLTSNYQTGTVKNISQHPVKTFLDRGLLVCLNSDDPAVQGCDIKYEYQQAALEAGLSQAQCRTLQDNALKMAFLSDHEKRVLRQTAMKRG; this is encoded by the coding sequence ATAATGTTTAGAGATATTCCCTTTATTGATTTACACCGCCATTTAGACGGCAATATAAGAGCAAAAACAATTCTGGCATTAGGACAACAGCATGGTATCGAATTACCCGCTGATAATTTGACTGATTTACTACAGCATGTACAAATTCAAGGTAAAGAAAGTAACTTAGTCTCTTTTTTACAAAAACTTGATTATGGCGTTAGCGTGTTAGCTAATTTAGAGGCATGTAAACGTATCGCTTATGAAAACGTTGAAGATGCTTTTTTGCAAGGGCTTGATTATGCTGAATTAAGATTCTCTCCTTATTATATGGCTATGGAACATAAGCTCAATGTCACCGACGTGGTTGCTGCGGTGGTCGACGGCGTAAAGTTAGCGCAAAAAGATTTTCCTGTCCAAATTAACCTTATTGGTATTTTAAGTCGTACCTTTGGTGTTAATGCCTGTTTTGAGGAGTTACATGCCTTACTTGCACACAAAAATGAACTTGTCGCGGTCGATTTAGCTGGAGATGAATTAGGCAAGCCAGGCCAACTCTTTGTTGAACACTTTGCTTTGGTTAATAAAGCCGGCTTACAGGTGACTATTCATGCCGGTGAAGCGGATGGAGCATCGAGTATCTATCAGGCTATCAATGAATTACATGCAACCCGCATTGGCCATGGTACTCACGCTGTGGGTGATGAAAAATTAATGGATTATATGTATCAGCATAATATCGCCATTGAATCATGTTTAACGTCAAATTATCAAACAGGGACAGTAAAAAATATCAGTCAGCATCCCGTTAAAACATTTCTTGATAGAGGTCTACTTGTTTGCCTCAACAGTGACGATCCTGCTGTGCAGGGGTGTGACATAAAATATGAATATCAGCAGGCGGCACTTGAAGCGGGGCTTAGTCAAGCCCAGTGTCGTACATTGCAAGATAACGCGTTAAAAATGGCTTTCTTATCTGACCATGAAAAGCGAGTCTTGAGACAGACAGCAATGAAGAGGGGTTGA
- a CDS encoding NupC/NupG family nucleoside CNT transporter, with protein sequence MDTNILRSILGIFVLLAIAYFASSDRKNINWRTIIGALVLQISLGAFVLYIPAGKDILLSVASGVSNVIGYANDGISFIFGEQIGEKSLGFMFAFHVLPVIVFFSALIAVLYYIGVMELVIKFIGGGLQKLLKTSQAESMSATANIFVGQTEAPLVIKPFLPKMTRSELFAVMVGGLASVAGSVVAGYAGIGIDLKYLIAASFMAAPGGLLMAKMLVPETEQPNDNLDDMKSDVKEAVNVIDAAATGASNGMMLALNVGAMLLAFVALLAMVNGLLGGFGEWFGLQNLSLQLILGYIFQPVAYLIGIPWHEANMAGSFLGQKIIINEFVAYLDFITVADQLSARTQAIITFALCGFANLSSVAILLGGMGNMAPSRRPDIAKLGMKAVLAGAMANLMSATIAGIFI encoded by the coding sequence ATGGATACGAATATACTACGCAGCATTTTGGGGATTTTTGTCCTTTTAGCTATTGCCTATTTCGCCTCGTCAGATAGAAAGAACATTAATTGGCGAACGATTATTGGTGCACTAGTGTTACAAATATCTCTGGGTGCTTTTGTGTTATATATCCCCGCAGGTAAAGATATCTTGTTGAGTGTTGCTAGCGGTGTATCTAATGTTATTGGCTATGCCAATGACGGTATTAGCTTTATATTTGGCGAACAAATAGGTGAAAAAAGTTTAGGCTTTATGTTCGCTTTCCATGTCTTACCCGTCATCGTCTTTTTCTCGGCGTTGATTGCCGTGCTTTATTATATTGGTGTAATGGAGTTGGTAATTAAGTTTATTGGTGGTGGTTTGCAAAAACTTCTTAAAACCAGTCAAGCTGAATCTATGTCAGCGACCGCAAATATTTTTGTTGGTCAAACCGAAGCGCCTTTAGTGATAAAACCTTTTTTGCCTAAGATGACCCGCTCTGAACTTTTTGCGGTAATGGTGGGTGGCTTAGCATCGGTAGCAGGCTCGGTAGTCGCCGGTTACGCTGGTATTGGTATTGATTTAAAATATCTCATCGCCGCTAGCTTTATGGCTGCCCCTGGCGGCTTGCTGATGGCAAAAATGTTAGTGCCTGAAACTGAACAGCCGAACGACAATTTAGACGATATGAAAAGCGATGTTAAAGAGGCCGTTAATGTTATTGATGCAGCGGCCACCGGAGCATCTAATGGCATGATGCTCGCGCTAAATGTTGGTGCTATGTTATTAGCATTTGTTGCCCTACTGGCGATGGTAAACGGTTTGCTAGGTGGCTTTGGAGAATGGTTCGGCCTACAAAACCTGAGCTTACAACTGATTTTAGGTTATATTTTTCAACCGGTCGCTTATCTTATTGGGATCCCTTGGCATGAAGCAAACATGGCTGGGAGTTTCCTTGGTCAAAAAATTATCATCAATGAATTCGTCGCCTATCTAGATTTTATTACTGTTGCTGATCAATTAAGTGCCAGAACCCAAGCCATTATTACCTTTGCACTTTGTGGTTTTGCTAACTTATCTTCCGTGGCTATTTTATTAGGCGGCATGGGTAACATGGCTCCTTCTCGTCGGCCCGATATTGCTAAGCTTGGCATGAAAGCGGTTCTCGCTGGGGCTATGGCTAACCTGATGAGCGCAACTATTGCGGGAATTTTTATCTAA
- the tal gene encoding transaldolase: MQAQLSQLEQLKTMTTVVADTGDIEAIAKFSPMDATTNPSLLLKAAAIPAYQNLLTEAVNWAKSQTKDKAIEVSLAADKLSVLIGLEILAIVPGRISTEVDARLSFDKEASIVKARQLIAMYQEAGVGKERILIKMASTWEGIQAAKQLEQEGIQCNLTLLFSFAQAKACAEAQVYLISPFVGRILDWHKKDTGRDSYLANEDPGVISVTEIFNYYKQHDYNTVVMGASFRNIDEVIALAGCDRLTISPPLMSELSDNYQGITQQLMPATRVQDKPVALTEAEFRWEMNQDAMATEKLAEGIRNFAIDQCKLEVQLSQLF, from the coding sequence ATGCAAGCACAACTATCTCAACTAGAACAATTAAAAACCATGACAACAGTCGTTGCTGATACGGGGGATATTGAAGCTATAGCAAAATTTTCACCAATGGATGCGACGACAAATCCTTCATTATTATTAAAAGCTGCTGCTATACCTGCTTATCAAAACTTACTGACAGAAGCTGTTAATTGGGCAAAAAGTCAGACTAAAGACAAGGCCATTGAAGTCAGTCTTGCGGCTGATAAATTATCAGTATTAATTGGCTTAGAAATTTTAGCGATTGTACCCGGTCGTATTTCTACTGAAGTTGATGCACGTTTATCTTTTGATAAAGAAGCAAGTATTGTTAAGGCTCGTCAACTTATCGCTATGTATCAAGAAGCCGGTGTTGGTAAAGAACGTATTTTGATAAAAATGGCGTCAACTTGGGAAGGTATTCAAGCGGCTAAACAACTTGAGCAAGAGGGGATTCAATGTAATTTAACCTTGTTATTTAGTTTTGCTCAAGCAAAAGCTTGTGCTGAAGCACAAGTGTATTTAATTTCACCCTTTGTTGGTCGAATTCTTGATTGGCACAAAAAAGATACTGGTCGTGATAGCTATTTAGCCAATGAAGATCCTGGGGTGATTTCTGTTACAGAAATTTTTAATTATTACAAACAGCATGACTACAATACTGTGGTGATGGGCGCAAGTTTTCGTAATATCGATGAAGTTATCGCCCTTGCTGGCTGTGACAGATTAACGATCAGTCCACCATTAATGAGTGAATTATCAGATAATTATCAAGGTATAACGCAGCAATTAATGCCTGCAACTCGTGTTCAAGATAAACCCGTAGCATTAACTGAAGCTGAGTTTCGCTGGGAAATGAATCAAGATGCGATGGCAACAGAAAAACTAGCAGAAGGTATTCGTAACTTTGCCATTGACCAGTGCAAGCTCGAAGTACAACTAAGCCAATTATTTTAA
- the pgi gene encoding glucose-6-phosphate isomerase, whose translation MLMDTFNDKWRELQQHLLEIKSSHLRDLFASDPLRAENLSVSACRLNLDYSKNRITEKTRALLIELAELAQLAEKREAMFAGAPINNTENRSVLHTALRQQDSTPVLVDGVDIIPQIKAVRLKVEAVVNQVRDKKWLGYSGKSITDVLNLGIGGSFLGPKIVTTALKPYVEGGPKQHFVANIDGNHLHDVLTHLNPETTLVLIASKSFNTQETLTNAESTRQWFYDYGVTFEQLNRHFIAISSNVTKAVEFGINGDNVFPMWDWVGGRYSLWSAIGMPIAMAIGNQGFTELLKGAADLDKHFKEAPLEQNLPVLMGMLGVWNHNFFGCQTHALLPYSHYLRGFPAYVQQMDMESNGKSCQLNNEIVSSTTGPVIWGAEGTNGQHAFHQLLHQGTSVVPVDFIQPLVAEHNMNGHQDMLVANCFAQSKTLMQGKTHQQAYDELVASGMEEALAKVIAKHKEMPGNRPSNTLTFDRLTPYQLGTLIALYEHKVFVQGVIWNLNSFDQWGVELGKILGDDILSRIGQPNNTELSDSSTELLLAQYRDANKSLM comes from the coding sequence ATGTTAATGGATACTTTTAACGATAAGTGGCGAGAACTTCAACAACACTTGCTTGAGATAAAAAGTAGCCATTTGCGTGACTTGTTTGCCAGTGATCCACTACGAGCAGAAAATTTATCGGTTAGTGCTTGTCGCTTAAATTTAGATTATTCAAAAAATCGTATTACTGAGAAAACGCGCGCTTTGTTAATCGAGTTAGCCGAATTAGCGCAATTAGCTGAAAAAAGAGAGGCGATGTTCGCTGGTGCGCCGATTAATAATACTGAGAACAGATCGGTATTACACACAGCTTTGCGACAACAAGACAGTACACCTGTACTTGTTGACGGTGTTGATATTATACCTCAAATCAAAGCGGTGCGTCTTAAGGTAGAAGCAGTCGTTAACCAAGTGCGTGACAAGAAATGGTTAGGTTATAGTGGTAAATCTATTACAGATGTCTTAAATCTAGGTATTGGTGGCTCTTTCTTGGGACCTAAAATAGTGACTACTGCATTAAAGCCTTATGTTGAAGGTGGGCCTAAACAGCATTTTGTGGCCAATATAGATGGAAATCATCTACATGATGTTTTAACTCATTTAAACCCTGAAACAACCTTGGTGTTGATCGCATCAAAGTCTTTTAATACTCAGGAAACTCTGACGAATGCCGAGTCTACTCGCCAATGGTTTTATGACTATGGTGTTACGTTTGAGCAGCTAAACCGACACTTTATTGCCATATCATCAAATGTAACTAAAGCGGTCGAATTTGGTATTAATGGTGACAATGTTTTTCCGATGTGGGATTGGGTTGGGGGACGATATTCATTATGGTCAGCTATTGGCATGCCTATTGCGATGGCAATAGGTAATCAAGGATTTACTGAATTACTAAAAGGTGCTGCCGATCTTGATAAGCATTTTAAAGAGGCACCGCTTGAGCAAAACTTACCGGTACTCATGGGGATGTTAGGGGTGTGGAACCATAACTTTTTTGGTTGTCAAACTCATGCTTTATTACCATACAGTCATTATTTACGTGGTTTTCCTGCGTATGTACAACAGATGGACATGGAGTCTAACGGTAAAAGCTGCCAGCTTAATAATGAAATTGTCAGCAGTACTACCGGTCCGGTTATTTGGGGCGCAGAAGGCACGAATGGTCAACATGCTTTTCATCAGTTATTACATCAAGGTACGTCAGTAGTACCGGTTGATTTTATTCAGCCATTAGTTGCTGAACATAATATGAACGGTCACCAAGATATGCTCGTTGCCAATTGTTTTGCACAAAGTAAAACGCTAATGCAAGGTAAAACACATCAACAAGCCTATGATGAACTTGTCGCTTCAGGTATGGAAGAAGCATTAGCCAAAGTGATTGCCAAACATAAAGAAATGCCAGGGAATCGACCATCGAATACCTTGACCTTTGACCGATTAACACCTTACCAACTTGGGACGCTAATTGCTTTATATGAGCATAAAGTATTTGTTCAAGGGGTTATTTGGAACTTAAATTCCTTCGACCAATGGGGTGTAGAGCTTGGGAAAATATTAGGTGATGATATATTATCTCGCATTGGACAGCCTAATAATACTGAACTTTCAGACAGTTCGACAGAATTACTCCTTGCGCAATACCGAGATGCTAATAAATCATTGATGTAA